A stretch of the Taeniopygia guttata chromosome 3, bTaeGut7.mat, whole genome shotgun sequence genome encodes the following:
- the INSM1 gene encoding insulinoma-associated protein 1, with protein MPRGFLVKRSRRPTPVSYRVRCCREAVAGPPLPSGAAQPPACPAAPPPLPRDSPPPVPFGTPDAAVQALYSPTRPVSRDKYLERGFSLGSPVSAESFPAPAVPGTMDPILFAPADLKLWAAAGHAEPPGAHPGPGGVPAPAAPPASGRPLPAKRLPGASEPGRQKAQSGKKTKAIRKLTFEDEVTTSPVLGLRIKEGPVEVPAKARGGCARPLGEFICQLCKEEYGDPFALAQHRCSRIVRVEYRCPECDKVFSCPANLASHRRWHKPRPPATKSGPEAGRAPAAGPGPVPAEETTKEASGGSGSERDTPSPGGASEAGSEEGLFECPRCAKRFRRQAYLRKHLLGHATPTSTPVPVPAPAPEPSAEELPAAECRLCPVCGETFPSKSSQERHLRLLHAAQVFPCKYCPATFYSSPGLTRHINKCHPSENRQVILLQVPLRPAC; from the coding sequence ATGCCCCGGGGCTTCCTGGTGAAGCGCAGCCGGCGGCCCACCCCCGTGTCCTACCGGGTGCGCTGCTGCCGCGAGGCCGTCGCCGGCCCGCCGCTCCCCTCCGGCGCCGCCCAGCCGCCCGCCTgccccgccgctccgccgcccctGCCGCGGGACTCACCGCCGCCGGTGCCATTCGGGACGCCCGATGCCGCCGTGCAGGCGCTGTATAGCCCCACGCGGCCCGTCAGCAGGGACAAATACCTGGAGCGCGGCTTCAGCCTGGGCTCGCCCGTCTCAGCCGAGTCCTTCCCCGCGCCAGCCGTTCCCGGCACCATGGACCCGATCCTCTTCGCCCCGGCTGACCTCAAGCTCTGGGCCGCTGCTGGCCACGCCGAGCCGCCCGGCGCCCACCCCGGCCCCGGTGGGGTccccgccccggccgcgccgccTGCCTCGGGCCGCCCGCTGCCCGCCAAGCGCCTGCCGGGTGCCTCCGAACCTGGGAGGCAGAAGGCCCAGTCGGGCAAGAAGACGAAGGCGATCCGCAAGCTGACCTTTGAGGACGAAGTGACCACCTCGCCCGTGCTGGGGCTGCGCATCAAGGAGGGCCCGGTGGAGGTGCCGGCCAAGGCACGAGGTGGCTGCGCCCGTCCGCTGGGCGAGTTCATCTGCCAGCTCTGTAAGGAGGAGTACGGGGACCCCTTCGCGCTGGCGCAGCACCGCTGCTCCCGCATCGTTCGGGTGGAGTACCGCTGCCCCGAGTGCGACAAGGTCTTTTCCTGCCCCGCCAACCTCGCCTCCCACCGCCGCTGGCACAAACCCCGTCCACCCGCCACCAAGAGCGGCCCCGAGGCGGGCCGGGCACCGGCCGCGGGCCCAGGCCCGGTCCCGGCGGAGGAGACAACGAAGGAGGCGAGCGGTGGCAGTGGCAGCGAGCGGGACACACCGAGCCCTGGCGGAGCCTCGGAGGCGGGCTCCGAGGAGGGGCTCTTCGAGTGTCCCCGCTGCGCCAAGCGGTTCCGCCGACAAGCCTACCTGCGCAAGCACCTGTTGGGGCACGCTACACCGACATCCACGCCAGTCCCGGTGCCCGCACCAGCCCCGGAGCCCAGCGCCGAGGAGCTGCCTGCCGCCGAGTGCCGCCTCTGCCCCGTCTGCGGGGAGACATTCCCCAGCAAGAGCAGCCAGGAGCGGCACCTGCGCCTCCTGCACGCCGCCCAGGTCTTCCCCTGCAAGTACTGCCCGGCCACCTTCTATAGCTCTCCCGGTCTCACCCGGCACATCAACAAGTGCCATCCCTCAGAGAACCGGCAGGTCATCCTGCTCCAGGTGCCTCTGCGCCCTGCCTGCTGA